The genomic window CAAATAAGCTAGAGgatctttcaatttcttgacGATGGTAGCCATTCTACCCAATGCAGcccttttcaattgtttacATTGGAATAAAGATTGACCAAACTTCAATAATCTGATATAATCTCTAGCGACTTGTTCTACTAATGATTTAGCTCTGGATACTGCAGCTAAGGAAATCTTATAATGATTCTTTTCGTATAAAGTATCCATTAAGTCTCTATGGAATGGATGAACATCGTTAATATTTGGGAAAcctttaataatatcatcgAATTTTTCAACGAACCCTTCACCTGTAAATTTAACTTTACGCATGTAGAAGGCTCTAATTCTGGTGATTTTGAAACCAGGTCTGATAACAGTTGGAGTCTTTCTTTGAGTTCTGTTGAGAACAATATCCAGTAAATCATTGGCAGGTGCCACGGTTGGGATATCTTTCCACGATAGTTGCATTTTGCTTAGATGGGTTGGTAGTATGCgattattagaaaagatAAGAAAAGTCCGACCTATTATCTTCTATTGAAATCTTCCACCTTTAAGTATAGaactgatgaagaaatagtAAGCGATGAGATTGATTTATAGAGGAAATATACgtgagatgagatgagatgagctataaaaattaaaaggttgaaaaattttcgttttttttttttttgaaaaattaaaagtCAAAAACAATCGCGGGGGACGGCGCGTCACAATGTTTTTGAGCGACATTATATGTATTTGTGTCGTTTTTCTAAGCGTCAGGGAGACGTCGCATCGCCCTTAATATACTCCattaaattgaatattttgcCTACATGGAAATAGAAGAGAGAAAAACTGTTAGAGAATTGCTTGTCtaaaaaaaagtatatattatcattagtgTCATGCAAATGGCTagaatatgaataataCCTTAGTCTGGTGCACCGTTGTTGTTATTCTATTGTAAAACACACAGAAGATTATAGATTACAATgaactattttttttttatttgggTATTTTTACGCCTGAAAGCAAAAACCAAAAACGCTCGGTGTCGATATAGCACTATGGCCACGCAGGTCTCTCTCTCCTTCTACTGAGAGTTGTTGGGGTTATTCGTGTTGTTATTGTGTTTATTGTTTACTTAATCGTTATTTAGTAGCGAATAAGTTGACCCACTACGTGTACTTGTTGTGAGGTATTTACATATTCAATGAGAGTCATTCTACTCTTCTATCCTATTATATTGtccatttatatattccacCAGCGGTTCAATTGAAGACGTTTAACCGGACTACATACACTCACTCATACAAGGGCAAAACTTGTATTCAGCTAATACTACTCCATACTTAAGTAAATAAACAGACGTAGTTTGTAGAGCAACCAAATCAACCTCACAAGATTTacattgaaaattttgaaactGTCTAATTCTTAAACTTTGATATCAGCCAGGTCtgattttatcattaaaattaaatatattgtaaGTAGGAAAgtaaatataaacaatatTTTTACGAGTCAAAAAAGAACAGAGGAATGaatattgttgataaaCAAAATGAGAAGACAGTGTCACGGTGTTGGAAATGGTAATTATTTACCAGATATGTCCCTGTGGGGACACTCTGCTCCTCTCCCTCTTATAGGTGAAAGTAATATCTAATTATGTACAATATATATGGAAGAAAAACCCTCGCTTATATACTTATTAAGTTTAACAGGACATCACATGACATCGGGTTATACAACATGATTTTATTGACGTATTAAATTCCAAACAAATATAGATAGAAGTTGTACCTTCTATCCCACATTTAATATCTAACCAGGGAAAAGAAGGCTCTGTATATTACCAGCCTTAATCTTTGGGCAGTGGCCATTTAATTTCAACGTAAAGCCTTGTATATGAGCGTAGACATCTTGTTAAATTTAAAGCCCGAAATGTTATTGGATCAAAATTCGGTAAGCTTATAAATTATATCTAAGGAAGGAAGATTTCACAATGACTAATCTATCGTATACTAGATATCCAACTGCCACAGAAAAGGATAAGCACAAGTACGAGCAATGTCTCAAAATACCAAAATTACTGTCGATAATAAACAGGAGAAGGAGACCGATGACGAACACCAATCTTGGCCTGGGCATAACGATGATGCTCTTGACGACAATACTACCTTAGCACCATCAACGATATCTTACTCAAGAAATGATGGTACATTCACAACGAAtgctaatgataatgaaacaCTATGTGAAAATACCGCAACTTCGTGGCAAAGAGGAACTGGTCACTTACCACAAACGATGTCCCGTTCTAAGGATAAAATGATATCATCCCAGTTAAGCCAATGGAattataatcataataaGACTATGTTAAAACGAGGCATCTTACAAACACGGGATATATTACATGAActagaagatgaaaatgatacaCGTCCTATATTTGTAATACATAATGACCCAAGGAATAAAACTGGCGAAAATCAACtacatattttgaatttacaTGTCAAATTAGATGGGAATTACTCAAGGAAAGATCAAAAAGATAGTTTTGGCTTAGATAAACAATCCATTTCtagattatttaaatcacAAGTAGAAAAGGCTTTGAATCATTTAGGGTCCTTGGATAAAAGAGTGGATGATGTTTCATCAAAAGTGTTCATCACTGGTGATGTCAATACGGGGAAATCGacattttgtaattctctattgaaaaagcaTGTTTTACCTGAAGATCAATTACCATGTACCAATGTATTTTGTGAGATTTTAGAAGCAAGGGAGAATTCAAATATCGAAGAAGTGCATGCAATATTACTTTCACAGGCACCCACCGTGAAAGATGCAAATGTGGTGTATAACATTAAAAATAGAACCACATATGAAATATATccattaaatgaattatcGGAGTTAGTAGAGAAAAGTGACAGGTATTCCCTTCTAaaagtatatattaaagatgataaaagACCAGCTGAACAAAGTTTATTGAGAAACGGTACAGTCGacatttcattaattgattcTCCCGGTTTGAATATGGACTCTATACAGACGGCAGAGGTTATGGCAAgacaagaagaaattgatttaGTGATATTCGTTGTAAATGCTGAAAATCAATTGACTTTATCAGcaaaagaatttattaccTTAGCTTCAAGAGAGAAAAAGCTAATGTTTTTTGtagtaaaaaaatttgataaaatcaAAGATAAGGACCGTTGCAAGAAATTAATTCTGaaacaaattcaagaattatCACCAGAAACATACAAAAGTGCCAATgaattcattcatttcatATCGAgttatgatgatgaaaatatacCTTCTTCAGGTCAAGGAGGAGATCCGAATGATTCAGATAACGATAATGATAGTGATATTGACGATTTCcccaataataatgaccCAGATTTTGATCACCTTGAAGATTCATTACGTAATTTTGTCTTGAAAAGAAGATCAATGTCAAAATTACTGCCCGCAAAAACATTCATTTGTAAACTTTTATCTGATGTGGAAACTTTAAGTTCATCAAACATGAAGATATATCAGGATgaacaaaatgaaataaagaagaaattaaaggaattagAACCTGAATTAGTGGAAGCCAAATCTCATTGTAATAACGTCACACTAAACGTCGATAAACTAGTAGAAGACGTTGTAAATGAAACCTACGAGTATACCAATAATGCAATATCACAATGTTTGATTATATCACCCGAAAAGTACCCTAAATACCAAGgattatcaaaaatatatgacTTCATATTTGCTACAGAACAATTCATCAAAAACCAAATTATCCAAAGTGTTGAAAGAAGTGAATCATTTGCAATAAAAAGAACTGAAGAAAGtgttcaaaatattaataatctTGGGAAGCAACAATTAGGAGACGATTTTATGTCTAACCGTCAATTTAATAGTGAATTAATGTTTACTCGCAGATCTGATGTAACGATTCGACAATTATCATCACCTTTACATattgttgatttatttgCACCTTCATGGGAAAGTTTTATCCATTACTTAAGTTGGGGTCTTTTCAATGGTCGTCCGCAGATTGAGACAATCGAAAATAAGCAAAGTGATATGAACTCAAAGGGAACATTAAGTACAGCCCTAGGTTTGAAGGATTATCCACTAGTACAATATTGGACGAAACCGTCATTGTTGTTTACATCAAAAGTCCCAGCATTAGTTGTTTATTCATTTGGAGGAGCCAAGATAGTAGGtaatttaattattaatgGGATAACGACATTCTCATGGAGAACCCTGGGACAAGTTTCTGGTTCCATATTAGTTATTACTTCGTTATTAGGTGTTGCGTACTTTATCCACGACCTTCCTAGAGCATTGCCATTGAATATATCTTCCAAGTACAAAactaaattagaaaatttagATTATATCCGTAATAATTCTGATAGAATTTCCAAAGAAGTTCGTAATGTTCTCAAGATTCCAACGAGAGAAATTCTTCGTTCATGTCAATTGGTTATGGATAAGAAAGAAGGCAATAAGAGGGAGCTAGAAAGAACCCAAGAGGACAACAAGATATCGTACAATTTCTTTCATAAACTGTCAGAAAGAGCAACATCACAACGTGCAATTGTGGAAAGTATTAATCTCGAGGTAGATTAAATTATTGGGGGGCATGCGAGATAAACCctatataaaataatttatgCGTAGAGTATATACATAATTTAAAATAGTAAACATTCTTATAGTGGTATTTTggaatcatttaatttgaaagagaGAATACGGATTTTCAAAGGATAACAGGTAACAAGGACCATACGATGTGTTTCATTGTACTCAGCTTTATGTAACATTTTTCCTTAAACGTCGAGATATGTTATTCGGGACACCGTCGGCACCGTCGGCCCTTTTCGTCCCTTTACCGTAATATTTACTTCACGTAATTCCAGAAAAATACCACGCCTACCTTTTTTCTCTGCCAAATCTCAAACCTGAGATCCAGtgtacaaaaaaaaaattgaaattccaTTCATGAAAAGACATTTCCTAATCCTACGAACCGGACAACCTTAACCTGTCTAAAGAATATTCTACTATAAGTAAGcgatatatataaaaagatAACAATATATAAGATTTATTGAGCTACATTGGTTCGGTCTCTTggaaataaattatatggaactgttcaaagaaaaaataacaaacGCGTCATGAACTTAAAGGAATATTTAGCTATCTTAGAAACTGGTAAAACAGTAGAACCAGACTCCGAAGCTTATGCCTTCATGCATAAAGTTAGTCAAGAAGCAATTAAAGTAACTATGGAaatgaacaacaaataTCATGAACCATCTGAACTTAGACAATTGTTCTCCAAATTAATAGGCAAAGAAGTCGATGAAAGTTTTGGGCTCTTTCCACCTTTCTATTCAGATTGTGGGAAACGTATTACTGTTGGTAAAAACGTCTTTATTAATGCCGGTTGTAAATTTCAAGATCAAGGTGGGATTACGATAGGAGATGGATGTTTGATAGGACATAATGCTGTACTGGCTACTATTAATCATGGTCTTGATCCTGCTAAGAGACAATCCTTGAACTTGGCTCCAATTGTACTCGAAGAAAACGTTTGGTTAGGCGCCAATGTAACTATTATACCTGGTGTTCATATTGGGAAAAACTCAGTAGTAAGCGCGGGAGCAGTCGTTACGAAGGATGTCCCTGCTAATTctattgttgttggtgtACCTGCTCGTGTCATTAAAACATTAGATGGAGCAAGTAACGATGAAAAAAACACTTTGATGAATAATTAACTTCAAGTCACTCATTGAGAACATTTCTCAATCGTGGCATGTTTGAGAGGGGCTAGGGCAATCGAAATAACTATAAGATAAACGAGAAATTATTTTCTCTAGAAAACATGTTTTTTGCGTGTAGACTAGAGAACACTTCAAGAGAATGaataaaaagatataaaaaagTAACGAATAGAAACAGTTGGGAAGTATCCTCTACAAAACATGGACACCCCTTAAATACtcttgaaaaaaagatCTATCTGTTATTGGAAGGTTAGtactttttcaataaactATAACACACTTCTTTATCAATAGTATATAAATACACAGTTTCTTTTAAGATGTTTGAATAACTACCTGGATGCATACTACGTCTTGTATAAGAGTGGCTCAAGTCCTTGAAAATATCTTAACAGAAGAAGTTTTAGGGTATAGCCTCAATATTATGGCATAGCATATAACGGATAAAAAGCGCATTTGGAAACTACACCATAAGAGCCCTATTGCAAAGTGCCTTCACCTCTTGCTTTCGAATAAGCTGAACcaatattttctataatTCTGAATAACCTCTCAAAATGTGACATGCATAGTTGGAGTTCCGCGGGATTGGTTCCGCGGGCATTTGATAAAGTTGTGAACAACAGATTGTCTCGAAATAATTAACAACATACGTAAGGACACTATCGTATGATGAATAAAGAGACATGTGGAATTTGCCATTTCACTCTTTAAATAGTGTATGACATCTTTTCTACTTAAGGACTAGCTATCAACCCAGCACACTTGGAAAAGATTGAGCACGGTCGACCTAACAATAGATAAAAATGTCACAAATTTCTCGATACCCTTTGATCAAACCTTGGAACTGGGGTTATCACGGCACAGTTACTCAAATCACCAGTAAGGATGGTTCCATCGAGATTcctttgaaagaaaagaataagtCCATACCACTAGA from Naumovozyma dairenensis CBS 421 chromosome 3, complete genome includes these protein-coding regions:
- the FZO1 gene encoding mitofusin (similar to Saccharomyces cerevisiae FZO1 (YBR179C); ancestral locus Anc_8.573); translated protein: MSQNTKITVDNKQEKETDDEHQSWPGHNDDALDDNTTLAPSTISYSRNDGTFTTNANDNETLCENTATSWQRGTGHLPQTMSRSKDKMISSQLSQWNYNHNKTMLKRGILQTRDILHELEDENDTRPIFVIHNDPRNKTGENQLHILNLHVKLDGNYSRKDQKDSFGLDKQSISRLFKSQVEKALNHLGSLDKRVDDVSSKVFITGDVNTGKSTFCNSLLKKHVLPEDQLPCTNVFCEILEARENSNIEEVHAILLSQAPTVKDANVVYNIKNRTTYEIYPLNELSELVEKSDRYSLLKVYIKDDKRPAEQSLLRNGTVDISLIDSPGLNMDSIQTAEVMARQEEIDLVIFVVNAENQLTLSAKEFITLASREKKLMFFVVKKFDKIKDKDRCKKLILKQIQELSPETYKSANEFIHFISSYDDENIPSSGQGGDPNDSDNDNDSDIDDFPNNNDPDFDHLEDSLRNFVLKRRSMSKLLPAKTFICKLLSDVETLSSSNMKIYQDEQNEIKKKLKELEPELVEAKSHCNNVTLNVDKLVEDVVNETYEYTNNAISQCLIISPEKYPKYQGLSKIYDFIFATEQFIKNQIIQSVERSESFAIKRTEESVQNINNLGKQQLGDDFMSNRQFNSELMFTRRSDVTIRQLSSPLHIVDLFAPSWESFIHYLSWGLFNGRPQIETIENKQSDMNSKGTLSTALGLKDYPLVQYWTKPSLLFTSKVPALVVYSFGGAKIVGNLIINGITTFSWRTLGQVSGSILVITSLLGVAYFIHDLPRALPLNISSKYKTKLENLDYIRNNSDRISKEVRNVLKIPTREILRSCQLVMDKKEGNKRELERTQEDNKISYNFFHKLSERATSQRAIVESINLEVD
- the NDAI0C05700 gene encoding acetyltransferase (similar to Saccharomyces cerevisiae YJL218W), which produces MNLKEYLAILETGKTVEPDSEAYAFMHKVSQEAIKVTMEMNNKYHEPSELRQLFSKLIGKEVDESFGLFPPFYSDCGKRITVGKNVFINAGCKFQDQGGITIGDGCLIGHNAVLATINHGLDPAKRQSLNLAPIVLEENVWLGANVTIIPGVHIGKNSVVSAGAVVTKDVPANSIVVGVPARVIKTLDGASNDEKNTLMNN